In the genome of Deinococcus cellulosilyticus NBRC 106333 = KACC 11606, one region contains:
- a CDS encoding NAD-dependent succinate-semialdehyde dehydrogenase: protein MTTQVLDYPTQAYINGQWTSTGRTFTITNPATAEKLFEVTDCGAPQAEAALQAALEAQKTWRKVNPFERGRIIAKWAALMHENSEKLARIMTLEMGKPIIETRGEVKYAASFAEWYAEEGKRYAGEMLHMPFDHKRAMVRYDPVGVCYAVTPWNFPAGMVTRKVAPALAAGCVMVLKPAEQSPVTALYLAELWEQAGGPEGTFQVLPSLDPVPVSKPFIDSADCRKITFTGSTEVGRILFTQAAQTLKRISFELGGHAPFIIFPDADLDLAVKEVMLAKYRNAGQTCVCVNRLYVHEDIAEAFTAKLVEKVKTLKVGNPIEQTTSIGPLVEEQGLRKVERHVQDAVEKGATLDFGGESLGGLFYSPTVLSNVTSDMLIMNEETFGPVAAITTFKTTEEAIELANNTPFGLAAYLWTKDIATGFKVSEALEYGIVGVNDGVPSAASPHVPFGGMKFSGVGREGGHWGLMEYLEPKLVSYGLYD, encoded by the coding sequence ATGACCACCCAGGTACTGGATTACCCCACCCAGGCTTACATCAACGGACAGTGGACCTCCACTGGACGCACCTTCACCATCACCAACCCGGCCACTGCAGAAAAACTCTTTGAAGTGACCGACTGTGGTGCACCCCAGGCAGAGGCTGCACTCCAAGCCGCTCTGGAAGCACAGAAGACCTGGAGGAAAGTGAACCCCTTCGAACGAGGACGCATCATTGCAAAGTGGGCCGCCCTGATGCACGAGAACAGTGAAAAACTCGCTCGCATCATGACCCTGGAGATGGGCAAACCCATCATCGAAACCAGAGGTGAGGTCAAGTACGCTGCCAGTTTTGCGGAGTGGTACGCCGAAGAAGGCAAGCGTTACGCAGGGGAGATGCTGCACATGCCTTTCGACCACAAGCGGGCCATGGTGCGCTATGACCCGGTGGGCGTGTGCTATGCCGTCACCCCCTGGAATTTCCCTGCTGGCATGGTCACCCGAAAAGTGGCACCAGCCCTGGCCGCAGGTTGCGTGATGGTCCTCAAACCCGCAGAACAGAGCCCGGTCACAGCCCTTTATCTGGCTGAACTCTGGGAGCAGGCCGGAGGTCCAGAAGGCACCTTCCAGGTTCTGCCCTCACTGGACCCAGTGCCGGTCAGCAAACCTTTCATCGACAGTGCAGACTGCCGCAAGATCACCTTCACCGGAAGCACCGAGGTCGGGCGTATCCTCTTCACCCAGGCTGCGCAGACCCTCAAACGCATCTCCTTTGAGCTTGGGGGACACGCGCCTTTCATCATCTTCCCCGATGCAGACCTCGATCTGGCCGTCAAGGAAGTGATGCTGGCAAAATACCGCAATGCGGGGCAGACCTGCGTGTGCGTGAACCGCCTGTACGTGCACGAGGACATTGCAGAGGCCTTCACAGCAAAACTGGTGGAGAAAGTGAAAACCCTCAAGGTGGGCAACCCCATCGAGCAGACCACCAGCATCGGGCCACTGGTGGAAGAACAGGGCCTCAGAAAAGTGGAGCGCCACGTTCAGGATGCTGTAGAAAAAGGCGCGACGCTGGACTTTGGAGGGGAAAGTCTGGGTGGACTGTTCTACTCCCCCACCGTGCTCTCCAACGTCACCTCAGACATGCTGATCATGAACGAAGAGACTTTTGGACCCGTGGCCGCCATCACCACCTTCAAAACCACCGAGGAGGCCATCGAACTTGCCAACAACACCCCCTTTGGTCTTGCCGCCTACCTGTGGACCAAAGACATTGCCACAGGCTTCAAGGTCTCAGAAGCCCTGGAATACGGCATTGTTGGCGTGAACGATGGTGTCCCGAGCGCTGCAAGCCCTCACGTTCCCTTCGGAGGCATGAAGTTCTCGGGGGTCGGACGTGAAGGGGGGCACTGGGGCCTGATGGAGTACCTGGAGCCCAAACTGGTCAGTTACGGCCTCTATGACTGA
- a CDS encoding TerC family protein has protein sequence MRVVMDLLTLSYLGKPLWTWLMFIVLVLGLLAFDLGILSKRRQTEEIGVAQSLKLSAFYIAIAVLYGGFIWWQMGSEAALSYYTGYAVEKSLSLDNVFVISLIFSALAIPRKYQHRVLFWGILGVIVLRAIMIGLGATLVSNFDWVLYVFGAFLLFTGLKMLFSKDEEEDIENNKILSFIRKRIKVTPTLHGQNFFVRLKDPVTQKSVRYATPLFLALVMVEFADVIFAVDSIPAIFAITQDPFIVYTSNIFAILGLRALYFALAAMVNRFEYLKYALALVLVFIGFKIFYNQIFGKMDPVLSLSVTLGLLAGGVIFSLIRTAREERKELKQ, from the coding sequence GTGCGCGTTGTGATGGACCTCCTGACCCTCAGTTACCTCGGAAAGCCGTTGTGGACCTGGCTGATGTTCATTGTGCTGGTGCTGGGCTTGCTGGCCTTTGACCTTGGCATTCTCAGCAAGAGACGCCAGACCGAAGAAATCGGGGTGGCCCAGAGCCTGAAACTCTCGGCGTTCTACATCGCCATTGCTGTGCTGTACGGTGGTTTCATCTGGTGGCAGATGGGATCTGAAGCTGCCCTGTCTTACTACACGGGCTACGCCGTTGAGAAAAGCCTCTCGCTGGACAATGTTTTTGTGATCTCCCTGATTTTTTCTGCACTGGCGATTCCCAGAAAGTACCAGCACCGGGTGCTCTTCTGGGGCATTCTGGGCGTGATTGTCCTGAGGGCCATCATGATTGGTCTGGGGGCAACGCTGGTCAGCAATTTTGACTGGGTGCTGTATGTGTTCGGGGCTTTCCTGCTCTTCACAGGTTTGAAGATGCTTTTCAGCAAAGACGAAGAAGAGGACATCGAGAACAACAAGATCCTGTCTTTCATTCGCAAGCGCATCAAAGTCACCCCCACCCTGCACGGCCAGAACTTCTTTGTTCGCCTGAAAGATCCAGTGACCCAGAAGTCCGTGCGTTATGCCACACCCCTTTTCCTGGCCCTGGTGATGGTCGAGTTTGCAGACGTGATCTTCGCAGTGGACAGCATTCCAGCGATTTTCGCCATCACCCAGGACCCCTTCATCGTGTACACCTCGAACATTTTCGCCATTCTGGGCCTGAGGGCACTGTATTTTGCTCTGGCCGCCATGGTGAACCGCTTCGAATACCTGAAGTATGCCCTGGCCCTGGTGCTGGTGTTCATTGGATTCAAGATTTTCTACAACCAGATTTTCGGCAAGATGGACCCTGTGCTCTCCCTCAGCGTGACCCTGGGACTGCTGGCAGGTGGAGTGATCTTCTCACTGATCCGCACGGCCAGAGAGGAACGCAAAGAACTCAAACAGTAA
- a CDS encoding phospholipase A2 has translation MNLKMILPAALLTLTLAACSSTQVPGADIQSGISAEDQALLQELEANQPEVAQSFREALKQSAEADGQIAIEPQNALMVSIALGSMSNYNSYYSRRGSYPQFNWGRDGCSAPGWVSTIFGDANSRFRNACNQHDFGYRNYRKFGMANEWNRLKIDSKFYSNMLSICSSNYAWYNPLRYACNKSAEAYHAAVRAAGWYHYY, from the coding sequence ATGAACCTGAAAATGATTCTTCCCGCAGCCCTGCTCACCCTGACCCTCGCGGCCTGTTCCAGCACCCAGGTGCCTGGCGCCGACATCCAGAGCGGCATCAGCGCAGAAGACCAGGCCCTGTTGCAGGAACTGGAGGCCAACCAGCCCGAGGTGGCCCAGAGCTTCCGTGAAGCCCTCAAACAGTCCGCAGAGGCAGATGGACAGATTGCCATTGAACCCCAGAATGCCCTGATGGTCTCCATTGCCCTGGGCAGCATGTCCAACTACAACTCCTACTACAGCAGACGTGGATCTTACCCCCAATTCAACTGGGGCCGGGATGGATGCTCTGCGCCTGGCTGGGTCTCCACCATTTTCGGAGATGCCAACAGCCGCTTCCGCAATGCCTGCAACCAGCATGACTTTGGTTACCGCAATTACCGGAAGTTCGGCATGGCCAATGAGTGGAACCGCCTGAAAATCGACTCGAAGTTCTACAGCAACATGCTCTCCATCTGCTCCAGCAACTACGCCTGGTACAACCCCCTGCGTTACGCCTGCAACAAGAGCGCCGAGGCGTACCATGCAGCCGTGCGTGCCGCTGGCTGGTACCACTACTACTGA
- a CDS encoding S8 family peptidase yields MKTTKSILGLSLALTLAACGSVTPEAQQNTEKAWQSVYSNPSLAGMVQQQLPPREALLKDQDTQDSTNQVVVSYTAQTENAFEVMVRSLGATLTTRMVPARSSNRFAVLTLPGDLSASKVSRALSNTGLLRYAQSAQKHLMPRVPLAGTSGPLTSKPTLEKQSTASDPLVIKQWWLNNVKANQVRNIATGKGIIVGVVDTDFNRLHEDLKADGKIVTGIDAFTTTDFTKPNLLQPSDPLTDSTHGSGSAGTIAERMNNGVGGAGVAPDAILMPVRIGSEIWGFGYDFAIAFGMMWAVDHGAKVLNNSWGGGGYSPLLKDAVDYALANNVVVVASAGNDYSDLHNGIEAFPGVISVGASTNTDTKTNFSNIGPRVDLFAPGTDGLTTYGSTNNGYGLFGGTSMAGPVVAGGAALVLERAAALGVTLTPYQVKKILVNSTDPMKDQPQGRLNLQKALAFSKDTLPQDGGYLAVRVTSLIDRFGLPGVDVTLVPQDGQNKGLPYLTKTGAGLLDNQGIAVFAGVEPGRYQVNVGGPDLFGIGGQRTTLTGNITVASGVEKAVMLNYTMSADLYEYVQGGYARNNTFTYATNTSGAPQEWLEKGVVVGGTFDNENYRPVVPTKGADVDIYSAVINAGDTFQFAALASNLGSQAFAQIEIYNSQQEQVATGVQMGMADSAVVYTAPSSGLYYLKVSNQKNTEGAKSYYALQLRKIPVVSSK; encoded by the coding sequence ATGAAAACCACCAAATCCATTCTGGGGCTGAGTCTGGCCCTGACGCTGGCCGCATGTGGAAGCGTCACCCCAGAAGCCCAACAGAACACTGAAAAAGCATGGCAGTCTGTTTACAGCAACCCTTCACTCGCTGGAATGGTTCAGCAGCAGTTGCCTCCACGTGAAGCCCTGCTCAAAGACCAGGACACCCAGGACAGCACCAACCAGGTGGTGGTCAGTTACACAGCCCAGACGGAAAACGCCTTTGAAGTCATGGTGCGTTCACTGGGAGCCACCCTCACGACCCGAATGGTGCCCGCCCGAAGCAGCAACCGGTTTGCCGTGCTGACCCTGCCTGGGGACCTTTCTGCCAGCAAAGTATCACGTGCCCTCAGCAACACTGGCCTGCTGAGATATGCCCAGTCCGCTCAAAAGCATCTGATGCCCAGGGTGCCCCTTGCGGGCACTTCTGGACCCCTGACCAGCAAACCCACCCTTGAAAAACAAAGCACTGCCAGTGATCCGCTGGTCATCAAACAGTGGTGGCTGAACAACGTCAAGGCCAATCAGGTGCGGAACATCGCCACAGGCAAAGGCATCATTGTGGGCGTGGTGGACACGGATTTCAACCGCCTGCATGAAGACCTCAAAGCCGATGGAAAAATTGTCACTGGCATTGATGCCTTCACCACCACCGACTTCACAAAACCCAACTTGCTGCAACCCAGTGATCCACTCACCGACAGCACCCACGGCAGCGGCAGTGCCGGAACCATTGCCGAACGCATGAACAACGGGGTGGGTGGCGCAGGTGTGGCCCCGGATGCAATCCTCATGCCCGTGCGTATCGGTTCTGAAATCTGGGGATTCGGATATGATTTTGCCATTGCTTTCGGAATGATGTGGGCTGTGGATCATGGCGCCAAGGTCCTCAACAACTCCTGGGGTGGAGGCGGTTACAGCCCCCTGCTCAAAGATGCCGTGGATTACGCACTTGCCAACAATGTGGTTGTGGTCGCCTCGGCGGGCAACGATTACAGCGACCTGCACAACGGCATTGAGGCCTTCCCTGGTGTGATCTCGGTGGGTGCCAGCACCAACACCGACACCAAAACCAACTTCTCAAACATTGGTCCACGGGTGGACCTGTTCGCTCCTGGGACAGATGGGCTCACCACCTATGGCAGCACAAACAACGGTTATGGCCTCTTCGGTGGAACCTCCATGGCCGGTCCAGTGGTGGCAGGGGGAGCAGCCCTGGTGCTCGAAAGGGCAGCTGCACTGGGTGTCACACTCACCCCTTATCAGGTCAAGAAAATCCTGGTGAACAGCACGGACCCCATGAAAGACCAGCCCCAGGGTCGCTTGAACCTGCAAAAAGCCCTGGCCTTCAGCAAAGACACCCTCCCACAGGACGGGGGTTACCTGGCAGTGCGGGTCACCTCGCTGATTGACCGTTTTGGTCTGCCCGGAGTGGATGTAACCCTGGTTCCACAGGATGGGCAAAACAAAGGGCTGCCTTACCTGACCAAAACGGGTGCCGGGCTTCTGGACAACCAGGGCATCGCTGTCTTCGCAGGGGTGGAACCTGGACGCTATCAGGTCAATGTGGGAGGTCCAGACCTCTTTGGGATTGGCGGACAGCGCACCACCCTCACCGGGAACATCACCGTGGCATCTGGAGTGGAAAAAGCAGTGATGCTCAATTACACCATGTCAGCTGACCTGTACGAGTATGTCCAGGGAGGGTATGCCCGCAACAACACCTTCACTTATGCGACAAACACCTCTGGTGCACCACAAGAGTGGCTGGAAAAAGGAGTGGTGGTGGGTGGCACCTTCGACAATGAGAACTACAGGCCCGTTGTTCCCACCAAGGGTGCAGATGTGGACATCTACAGTGCTGTGATAAATGCTGGTGACACCTTCCAGTTTGCTGCACTGGCTTCCAACCTGGGGTCACAGGCTTTTGCACAGATCGAAATCTACAATTCACAACAGGAGCAGGTTGCAACAGGTGTGCAAATGGGCATGGCAGACAGTGCAGTGGTTTACACTGCACCCAGCAGCGGCCTTTATTACCTGAAAGTTTCCAACCAGAAAAACACGGAAGGCGCCAAAAGCTATTACGCTCTGCAATTGCGCAAAATTCCAGTGGTCTCTTCAAAATAA
- a CDS encoding AfsR/SARP family transcriptional regulator: MKRSRKPDMQICCLGLPVLIQGSRSHPLPNERSLWFLTYLAAQEGWVMREELARVLWPDAESSVGRTRLRQLILRIKDQDLAPQLEIEPHRLRWNSGCDLHVFREAYQREDWEMVNQIYRGALLMGCSTEASDEFTAWLDLERFKLQTQWRQAAHQHALVLQKQGQVQQAQVVLERILDSDPLAEDVLCDYLRMATHNGHADAATSRYRHFVRELQEQLQMKPRQETQDLFALLRQELPQEGTEKPALERSAPMQMTSSLMGRTQELQEILTQLSQAQVRLVSLTGVGGAGKTRLALEVARQFPMPSLFVSLVGHPTEESILPRLAQELGVTLTSLQQGSEQVQRALSGKQLLVILDNAEQVLEHTREGVNVLLQCPDVKVLVTSRICLGLPGEHVHALGGLDAGELEAEVSPALQLLMEAANKVMPQNQWTEEERDAARQICNRVQGLPLGLELAGAWRRLLGWTEIRDELEQSLDFLTGALPGLPERHSGIRIVFEHSWRLLPTGLQQALLDLMVFRGSFERASALKVTGISNRDLLSLVDHSLVKRVRGSDQRFEVHELIREFVAEKQPGGNVQTQVRRNHARYFVGFIQQHDPYAPGANQQWALQKLTQEYDNLQIALHSLYEACDTRTLLSLLTPLCLLWVTRNMTLQAYDWLGRIRDMPGVQSDPAQYAELLLNYGNLARFLGDFSTAEPYYLDSLSRAEEHGLHHTASAARNSLGAMYLIHRRVQEAQRLFQENLHRLSTQQDACTHQQSFSRLGMGHVCRFHGDFGAAKQYFQDSLRLIQCRGTHHFLAYVYEGLGILALDQGELEDAHLWISRCIAEKNRMDNKFELAVSYYDLACIARAQGNTTEALTHLVNSIQLSVHGNQLQSLPAAVEQLAEVMALLRCPLDALQLWGTASVLRNRIQLPFARPFPERSRALYRSAREVVGPLEASQHEAEGSRLTLVQLSRLVTDLSCRVQKQPLPLAGGNGTQRWSVH; this comes from the coding sequence ATGAAAAGATCCCGCAAGCCTGACATGCAGATCTGCTGCCTGGGGCTCCCGGTCCTGATCCAGGGGTCCAGAAGCCATCCGTTGCCCAATGAACGCTCCCTGTGGTTTCTGACCTACCTGGCCGCACAGGAGGGCTGGGTGATGCGAGAAGAACTGGCCCGTGTGTTGTGGCCCGATGCAGAATCCAGTGTGGGACGGACCCGGCTCAGGCAATTGATTTTGCGCATCAAGGACCAGGATCTCGCTCCGCAACTGGAAATCGAGCCACACCGTCTGCGCTGGAATTCGGGCTGTGATCTTCATGTTTTCCGGGAGGCTTACCAGCGGGAAGACTGGGAGATGGTGAACCAGATTTACCGGGGGGCTCTGCTCATGGGGTGCTCCACAGAGGCATCCGATGAATTCACGGCCTGGCTGGATCTGGAGCGTTTCAAATTGCAGACCCAGTGGAGGCAGGCGGCCCACCAGCACGCCCTTGTGCTGCAGAAGCAGGGCCAGGTGCAACAGGCACAGGTCGTGCTGGAACGCATTCTGGATTCAGATCCTCTTGCAGAGGATGTGCTCTGTGATTACCTGCGCATGGCCACCCACAATGGTCATGCAGATGCTGCCACATCCCGTTACCGGCATTTTGTGCGGGAACTTCAGGAGCAGCTGCAGATGAAACCCAGACAGGAAACCCAGGATCTTTTTGCCCTGCTCAGGCAGGAATTGCCCCAGGAGGGAACAGAAAAACCTGCTTTAGAGCGTTCTGCTCCCATGCAAATGACCTCCTCGCTGATGGGCAGAACGCAAGAATTGCAGGAGATCCTGACCCAGCTTTCCCAGGCACAGGTGCGTCTGGTGTCCCTGACCGGAGTGGGAGGGGCAGGGAAGACCCGCCTGGCCCTGGAAGTGGCCCGACAGTTCCCGATGCCCTCGCTTTTTGTCAGTCTGGTGGGACATCCAACGGAAGAGTCCATTCTGCCCCGTCTGGCACAGGAACTCGGAGTGACCCTCACCTCCCTCCAGCAGGGATCGGAGCAGGTTCAGAGGGCACTTTCAGGCAAACAACTGCTGGTGATTCTCGACAACGCTGAGCAGGTTCTGGAGCACACCCGAGAAGGGGTGAATGTGCTGCTGCAGTGCCCAGATGTGAAGGTGCTGGTGACCTCCAGAATTTGCCTGGGTCTGCCAGGAGAGCATGTGCATGCCCTTGGGGGTCTCGATGCAGGTGAACTTGAAGCGGAGGTGTCTCCTGCCCTGCAGCTCCTGATGGAAGCCGCCAACAAGGTGATGCCCCAGAACCAGTGGACTGAAGAAGAACGGGACGCTGCACGTCAGATCTGTAATCGGGTGCAGGGGCTCCCTCTGGGTCTGGAACTCGCCGGGGCCTGGAGACGGCTGCTGGGCTGGACGGAAATTCGGGATGAACTGGAGCAGAGCCTCGATTTCCTGACTGGAGCCCTTCCAGGTCTGCCAGAAAGGCATTCTGGCATCCGCATTGTGTTTGAGCATTCCTGGCGTCTGCTTCCCACAGGATTGCAGCAGGCCCTGCTGGACCTGATGGTGTTCCGGGGCAGTTTCGAAAGGGCCTCTGCCCTGAAGGTCACCGGCATCAGCAACCGCGACCTGCTTTCCCTGGTGGACCACTCCCTGGTCAAACGGGTGAGGGGAAGCGACCAGCGTTTTGAGGTGCATGAACTTATAAGGGAATTCGTCGCAGAGAAACAACCTGGGGGCAACGTTCAGACCCAGGTGCGTCGGAACCACGCCCGCTATTTTGTGGGGTTCATCCAGCAGCATGATCCGTATGCTCCCGGGGCCAACCAGCAGTGGGCCCTGCAGAAATTGACCCAGGAGTACGACAACCTCCAGATTGCCCTGCATTCCCTGTATGAGGCCTGTGACACCCGCACACTGCTGTCCCTCCTCACGCCTCTGTGCCTGTTGTGGGTCACCCGCAACATGACCCTGCAGGCTTACGACTGGCTGGGCAGAATCCGGGACATGCCGGGCGTGCAATCCGACCCTGCCCAGTACGCAGAACTGCTGCTGAACTACGGCAACCTGGCCCGTTTTCTCGGAGACTTCTCCACAGCAGAGCCTTACTACCTGGACAGCCTGAGCCGTGCCGAGGAGCATGGCCTGCATCACACAGCTTCTGCTGCCCGCAACAGCCTGGGGGCCATGTACCTGATTCACCGGAGGGTTCAGGAAGCACAGCGGCTGTTTCAGGAGAACCTGCACAGGCTTTCCACCCAGCAGGACGCATGCACCCACCAGCAATCCTTCAGCCGACTGGGGATGGGACATGTGTGCCGCTTTCACGGCGATTTCGGGGCTGCAAAACAGTACTTTCAGGACAGCCTGAGGCTCATCCAGTGCCGTGGGACCCACCATTTCCTGGCTTACGTGTATGAGGGGCTTGGCATTCTCGCCCTGGACCAGGGGGAACTGGAAGACGCCCACCTGTGGATCTCTCGCTGTATAGCTGAAAAAAACCGCATGGACAACAAGTTCGAACTGGCTGTTTCATACTACGATCTGGCGTGCATCGCCAGGGCTCAGGGGAACACCACCGAGGCCCTCACCCACCTGGTGAACAGCATTCAGCTGTCTGTGCATGGAAACCAGTTGCAATCCCTCCCCGCGGCGGTGGAACAGCTTGCGGAGGTGATGGCCCTTCTGCGGTGCCCTCTGGATGCCCTGCAACTGTGGGGTACAGCCTCCGTGCTCAGAAACCGCATTCAGCTTCCATTTGCCCGTCCCTTTCCTGAACGCTCCAGAGCGCTGTACCGCAGCGCCAGAGAAGTGGTGGGTCCTCTGGAAGCCAGCCAGCACGAGGCAGAGGGCAGCAGGTTGACCCTGGTTCAACTGTCTCGACTGGTGACAGACCTGTCCTGCAGGGTTCAGAAGCAGCCTTTGCCTCTGGCAGGTGGGAATGGAACCCAGCGCTGGTCTGTGCACTGA
- a CDS encoding carboxypeptidase regulatory-like domain-containing protein yields MNGKLFGLSLTAVLLLASCGTVSVPKDTTPPEIKVVTENNQTLGTDSVTLQGTIKDNGSIKSASYSLNGGAVQVITLGTGGAFTVKVTGLKSGVNTVLLKVVDGSNNEKTFEFKVNYNPSLNDKTPPTITFSTPNNQTTTKTKLLLEGTITDDVKFKAATISLNAGPAQPLNVAANGTFSTEVTGLQVGSNTVLILATDEAGNKKESTFKINYDANGTGTVKVEGNVVSSNAGAAVSDSHITVDGLPDIAIETDSNGQFSLDLNPGVYNLNFSREGHAASRIEGVIVTESGTAVPLKVIQKIAIHALVAKPPVVTAVQTPVGDSMVDVTPGTVIPTDRPFALQVKVKAADESLSATSAYVTIGNHNSDMDPGLRFFNDPKNTELDTGIFALGGPIFNGAQGLTVLNVVAYDFNGNRIQKLIPVNVVSAPSTTPLGEGPTASALAYTVSTDLNLSTPVGPMAAPAANTNLFVQVRWNYNNLSGEPLGFRIWKSYDNKVFRPLTQVAGNQRTIWDSDPTLEAGKTTYYQVEAYNSTTNSYGKTTSTTPLDAFNVVSLGPDNHSTNVSVNPTLTWTVDKLVGDVRYFYPAIWDYPSQNSTCYWGMAFCKGSPDYMYSDDGKTPGLKRAGNIYSLPFNENGKAVAPKLQSYHSYTFALSAAAFNKDFTAISVAQDWSFIFLPFGQCNFGGPVCDGKLSTFSTGDGSN; encoded by the coding sequence ATGAATGGAAAGCTGTTTGGTCTGTCTTTAACAGCTGTACTGCTCCTTGCTTCATGCGGAACAGTTTCGGTCCCAAAAGACACAACCCCACCGGAGATTAAAGTCGTCACTGAAAACAACCAGACCCTGGGCACAGATTCTGTCACCTTGCAGGGCACCATCAAAGACAACGGCAGCATCAAATCTGCAAGCTACAGTCTGAATGGTGGAGCAGTGCAGGTCATCACCCTTGGCACAGGAGGGGCTTTCACGGTCAAGGTCACTGGCCTGAAATCCGGAGTCAATACCGTATTGCTCAAAGTGGTGGATGGGTCGAACAATGAAAAAACATTCGAGTTCAAGGTCAATTACAATCCGTCCTTGAATGACAAAACCCCACCCACCATCACATTCAGCACTCCAAACAACCAGACCACCACGAAGACCAAATTGCTGCTTGAAGGCACCATCACCGATGACGTGAAATTCAAAGCTGCCACCATCAGTCTGAATGCTGGACCTGCACAGCCATTGAACGTGGCAGCAAATGGAACCTTCAGCACCGAAGTGACAGGCTTGCAGGTGGGCAGCAACACCGTGCTCATTCTCGCCACCGATGAGGCAGGCAACAAGAAAGAAAGCACCTTCAAAATCAATTACGACGCCAATGGCACAGGCACGGTCAAAGTGGAAGGCAATGTGGTGTCCAGCAACGCTGGGGCTGCAGTGTCAGACAGCCACATCACCGTTGATGGTCTGCCAGACATCGCGATTGAAACCGACAGCAATGGCCAGTTCAGTCTGGACCTGAATCCTGGTGTATACAATTTGAACTTCAGCAGGGAGGGCCATGCGGCATCCCGCATTGAAGGGGTGATTGTCACAGAATCGGGAACTGCAGTGCCCCTCAAAGTGATCCAGAAAATTGCGATTCATGCCCTGGTGGCAAAACCCCCAGTGGTGACTGCTGTACAGACCCCCGTCGGAGACAGCATGGTGGATGTGACCCCCGGCACGGTCATCCCCACCGACCGTCCTTTCGCCCTGCAGGTCAAGGTGAAAGCTGCAGATGAATCCCTGAGTGCCACTTCTGCTTATGTGACCATTGGCAACCACAACAGCGACATGGACCCGGGACTCCGCTTCTTCAATGATCCGAAAAACACTGAACTGGACACCGGAATTTTTGCACTGGGAGGTCCCATTTTCAATGGTGCCCAGGGCCTGACGGTGCTCAATGTGGTGGCCTATGATTTCAACGGCAACCGCATCCAGAAGTTGATTCCAGTGAATGTGGTGTCTGCACCCAGCACCACTCCCCTTGGAGAGGGCCCCACAGCCTCGGCTCTGGCCTACACGGTTTCCACGGATCTCAACCTGAGCACCCCTGTCGGACCCATGGCTGCTCCTGCGGCCAACACCAACCTCTTTGTGCAGGTTCGCTGGAATTACAACAACCTCAGTGGTGAGCCGCTGGGCTTCCGCATCTGGAAAAGCTACGACAACAAGGTGTTCAGGCCCCTCACACAGGTGGCAGGCAACCAGCGCACCATCTGGGATTCTGATCCCACCCTGGAAGCCGGAAAGACCACCTACTATCAGGTGGAAGCCTACAACAGCACCACCAATTCTTATGGCAAAACCACCAGCACCACCCCTCTGGACGCTTTCAATGTGGTTTCACTGGGTCCCGACAACCACAGCACCAATGTGTCTGTCAATCCCACCCTGACCTGGACGGTGGACAAACTGGTGGGTGATGTGCGCTACTTTTATCCCGCCATCTGGGATTACCCATCGCAGAACTCCACATGCTACTGGGGCATGGCCTTTTGCAAAGGGAGCCCGGACTACATGTATTCCGATGATGGAAAAACCCCGGGATTGAAGCGTGCTGGCAACATCTACAGCCTGCCGTTCAATGAAAACGGGAAAGCCGTAGCACCAAAACTGCAGTCTTACCACTCGTACACCTTTGCCCTTTCTGCTGCAGCCTTCAACAAGGACTTCACCGCCATTTCTGTGGCCCAGGACTGGAGTTTCATCTTCCTGCCGTTTGGTCAGTGCAACTTCGGCGGTCCTGTTTGTGACGGAAAACTCAGCACTTTCTCTACCGGGGATGGGAGCAATTGA